The Rickettsiales bacterium genome includes a region encoding these proteins:
- the gltB gene encoding glutamate synthase large subunit translates to MWSWNEDWNKRAEYLEQKGMYSSKDEHDACGVGFIASIDGQPRRAIVDAGIEALKSIFHRGAVDADGKTGDGAGINIQIPQDFFRNHITHSGRKLRSDKLAVGMMFLPRKNYADQETCRAIIENEILKLGYHIYGWRQVPVHADVIGEIASDSRPEIEQILISGKDGIDEDKFELDLYIIRKRIENSVRSHSINDFYVCSLSCRSLIYKGLFKAEQLTAFYPDLLDEKFISSYAIIHQRFSTNTAPAWHRAQPFRILAHNGEINTVKGNTNFMRSHETTFSCENFKGVEEDIIPVIPNNASDTAALDSVVEVLTRAGRELPLTKLMLIPPAWSRTSDMPQKHKDMFSCLNGISEQWDGPAAIAATDGKWIIAGMDRNGLRPMRYTITQDNILMVCSESGMVKVDDSDIIERGRLGPGDVIGIDLREGKLYRDEELKDRLSAQYPYSDWVSNIMWLRELIEQEDKKPSNNLQRVNPPIDQKNLRTLQRANGYTHEDIEAIIHPMARDAKEAVGSMGDDTPIAILSGKKRGFHHFFRQNFSQVTNPPIDSLRERRVMSLFTRFGNDGNYLSLEKSHSEILIADTPLLLSNEMDFISKYFTDCVTKIDTLFDVNDGGNSIRKGLDNVIKQTEEAILSGKSYIILTDENVDKDHAAIPMILAVSAVQTHLVKRKLRKKASILVRTAECIDVHCFAVLIGVGATTVNPYLAEATVIERHKNGLFEKQTLQEVLTNFQEAMSAGLLKIMSKMGISIVSAYRGGVNFEAIGLSRSLVAEFFPDLPSRISGIGLAGIEKKINNQHKNAFTVDESEPLPIGGFYRDRMSGEKHAWNGNQIHLLQDALNKSSFMLYKKYTEEVYASPPIFIRDLLDFNSPNNPVAIDDVESVTEIRKRFIAPAMSLGALSAEAHEVLAIAMNRMGANSNSGEGGEGENRYKPYDNGDNANSNIKQLASGRFGVNAKYLNSANELQIKVAQGAKPGEGGQLPGFKVSVEIAKLRHSTPGVMLISPPPHHDIYSIEDLAQLIYDLKQINPRALVSVKLVAQSGIGTIASGVAKAMADKIVISGHSGGTGASSWSSVKHAGIPWEMGLAETNQVLTLNRMRHRVKLQTDGGLKTGRDIVIAAMLGAEEYALGTGSLIAMGCIMVRQCHSNTCPVGITTQNPELRKRFEGTVDKVINLFSFIAEEVREILASLGFTSLNDIVGRTDLLSQVNRGSEDLVDLDLNNLLAQADCGTHPRYCVLTSRNEVPDTLDAQMLKDARVALERGEKIQLGYTVRNTMRSIGARLSSMIQSRFDTAKLLPDHVTLKLRGSAGQSLGAFAVRGLRIELYGDSNDYVGKGLSGATIIIRPRPSSKLIPHENTIIGNTVLYGATEGKLFASGQAGERFAVRNSGAITVIEGCGSNACEYMTGGIAVILGNVGHNFAAGMTGGMAFVYDEDDHFTARVNEDNVVYQKIASSHWENALKELIEEHLKETGSPRADSILSGWEWELPKFWQICPKEMLDKLEFPLSDEIKKSKKAKG, encoded by the coding sequence ATGTGGTCATGGAATGAGGATTGGAACAAACGGGCTGAATATCTTGAGCAAAAAGGTATGTATAGTTCAAAGGATGAGCATGATGCCTGTGGTGTTGGCTTCATAGCCTCTATTGATGGTCAACCACGCCGCGCCATAGTTGACGCTGGTATTGAAGCCCTCAAATCTATTTTCCACCGTGGAGCCGTTGACGCTGATGGCAAAACTGGTGATGGAGCAGGTATCAACATACAGATACCACAAGATTTTTTCCGTAACCATATAACGCATTCCGGTAGAAAACTGCGTAGTGATAAGTTGGCTGTAGGTATGATGTTTCTACCCAGAAAAAATTACGCTGATCAAGAAACATGCCGAGCTATCATTGAAAATGAGATATTAAAACTTGGCTACCATATATATGGCTGGAGACAAGTTCCCGTACATGCGGATGTGATCGGCGAGATCGCCTCTGATTCACGACCGGAAATTGAGCAAATACTTATCTCAGGCAAGGACGGTATAGATGAGGATAAGTTTGAGCTTGATCTCTATATAATCAGAAAACGTATAGAAAATTCCGTACGCTCTCATTCTATAAATGATTTTTACGTGTGCTCTCTATCCTGCCGTAGCCTCATATATAAGGGTCTGTTCAAAGCCGAACAACTAACCGCTTTCTATCCTGATTTGCTTGATGAGAAATTCATTTCCTCTTACGCTATAATCCACCAGCGCTTTTCTACCAATACCGCCCCCGCTTGGCATAGAGCTCAGCCTTTCCGTATCCTCGCTCATAATGGGGAGATAAATACCGTAAAAGGTAATACTAATTTTATGCGCAGTCACGAGACTACCTTTAGTTGCGAGAATTTTAAGGGTGTTGAGGAAGATATAATACCGGTTATACCAAATAACGCCTCTGATACCGCCGCTCTTGACTCGGTGGTTGAGGTTCTTACCCGTGCCGGACGTGAACTTCCACTTACCAAGCTAATGTTAATCCCACCTGCTTGGTCACGTACTTCTGATATGCCGCAAAAACATAAGGATATGTTTAGCTGCTTAAATGGTATATCTGAACAATGGGACGGACCAGCGGCTATCGCGGCTACCGATGGAAAGTGGATAATCGCTGGAATGGACAGGAACGGTCTACGCCCTATGCGCTACACCATAACGCAAGACAATATATTGATGGTATGTTCCGAAAGTGGCATGGTAAAGGTTGACGATTCTGATATTATTGAACGTGGCAGACTCGGTCCGGGTGATGTTATCGGTATAGATCTCAGAGAAGGAAAGCTTTACAGAGATGAAGAGCTTAAAGATCGTCTATCTGCCCAATATCCTTATAGTGACTGGGTAAGCAACATAATGTGGCTACGGGAACTTATTGAGCAGGAAGATAAAAAGCCATCAAACAATCTGCAAAGGGTAAACCCACCAATTGACCAGAAGAATCTTCGTACCCTACAAAGGGCGAATGGTTATACTCATGAGGATATAGAAGCGATAATCCATCCAATGGCGCGTGACGCTAAGGAAGCAGTCGGCTCTATGGGTGATGATACACCGATTGCCATACTCTCCGGTAAAAAGCGTGGCTTCCACCACTTCTTCCGCCAAAATTTCAGTCAAGTGACTAACCCACCGATTGATAGCTTGCGGGAAAGACGGGTAATGAGCCTATTCACTCGTTTTGGTAATGACGGTAATTATCTATCACTAGAGAAATCTCATAGTGAGATATTAATAGCCGACACCCCTCTCCTGCTTTCTAACGAGATGGATTTTATATCAAAATATTTTACCGATTGTGTCACTAAAATAGATACTTTGTTTGATGTAAATGACGGTGGAAACAGTATAAGAAAAGGTCTTGATAATGTTATAAAACAAACTGAGGAAGCTATACTTTCCGGTAAATCATACATAATACTTACCGATGAGAATGTGGATAAAGATCACGCCGCCATACCTATGATACTAGCCGTGTCAGCGGTGCAGACTCATCTTGTAAAAAGAAAATTACGCAAAAAAGCCTCTATACTCGTCCGTACCGCAGAATGTATTGACGTTCATTGCTTCGCTGTCCTTATCGGTGTTGGCGCGACCACCGTCAACCCATATCTTGCCGAAGCTACCGTTATTGAAAGACACAAAAACGGGCTATTTGAAAAACAGACTCTACAAGAAGTTCTCACTAATTTCCAAGAGGCTATGAGCGCTGGATTGCTTAAAATTATGTCTAAAATGGGTATATCCATAGTAAGCGCCTATCGTGGTGGGGTAAATTTTGAGGCTATCGGTCTATCACGCTCACTGGTCGCTGAGTTTTTCCCTGATTTACCGTCCAGAATCTCTGGTATCGGACTTGCCGGAATTGAAAAAAAGATAAATAATCAGCATAAAAACGCTTTCACGGTAGATGAGAGCGAACCTCTGCCGATAGGCGGTTTTTACCGTGACCGTATGAGTGGCGAGAAACACGCATGGAACGGCAACCAGATACATTTATTGCAAGATGCTCTTAATAAATCATCTTTTATGCTTTATAAAAAATACACTGAGGAAGTATACGCCTCCCCTCCTATATTCATTCGTGACTTACTTGATTTTAACTCACCTAATAACCCAGTTGCCATAGATGACGTTGAATCTGTTACCGAAATCCGTAAACGTTTTATCGCGCCTGCCATGTCACTCGGAGCGTTGTCAGCGGAAGCCCATGAAGTCCTCGCTATCGCCATGAACCGGATGGGGGCTAATTCCAACTCTGGTGAAGGTGGCGAAGGTGAGAATCGTTATAAACCATACGATAACGGTGATAACGCTAACTCAAATATAAAACAACTAGCTTCCGGTAGGTTTGGGGTAAACGCGAAATATCTAAACAGCGCGAATGAGTTACAAATAAAAGTGGCGCAAGGCGCTAAACCCGGTGAAGGTGGTCAACTACCTGGATTTAAGGTAAGCGTGGAAATAGCTAAGTTACGTCACTCAACACCGGGGGTTATGTTAATATCACCCCCACCACACCATGATATTTACTCAATTGAGGATCTAGCGCAGCTTATTTATGATCTTAAACAAATAAATCCTAGAGCTTTAGTATCAGTAAAACTTGTAGCGCAGTCAGGAATTGGAACTATCGCTAGCGGTGTCGCCAAAGCGATGGCTGATAAAATAGTCATCTCAGGTCACTCTGGAGGGACTGGAGCCAGCTCATGGAGCAGCGTAAAACACGCCGGTATCCCTTGGGAGATGGGACTTGCTGAAACCAACCAAGTACTTACCTTAAACCGGATGCGTCATCGTGTTAAACTACAAACTGACGGTGGACTTAAAACTGGACGTGATATTGTCATCGCCGCCATGCTTGGCGCGGAGGAATACGCTCTTGGAACAGGTTCTCTTATAGCGATGGGCTGTATCATGGTGCGTCAGTGCCACAGCAATACCTGTCCAGTTGGTATCACTACACAAAACCCTGAGCTTCGTAAAAGATTTGAGGGTACGGTTGATAAAGTTATCAATCTGTTCAGCTTTATCGCTGAGGAAGTACGTGAAATCCTAGCATCTCTTGGCTTTACCAGCCTTAATGATATTGTTGGACGTACTGACCTCCTATCACAAGTAAATAGAGGCAGCGAAGATCTGGTTGATCTTGATCTTAACAACCTTCTAGCGCAAGCTGATTGCGGAACTCACCCTCGCTATTGCGTCCTTACCTCCAGAAATGAAGTGCCAGATACGCTTGACGCGCAAATGCTTAAAGACGCGCGGGTAGCTCTGGAGCGTGGTGAGAAAATCCAGTTAGGATATACTGTACGCAACACTATGCGAAGCATCGGCGCACGCCTATCATCAATGATACAAAGTCGTTTTGATACAGCAAAACTTCTTCCTGACCATGTGACTCTTAAACTTCGTGGATCCGCCGGTCAGTCACTTGGCGCGTTCGCGGTACGTGGCCTTAGAATAGAATTATATGGTGATTCCAATGACTATGTCGGAAAAGGACTATCTGGCGCTACCATAATCATTCGCCCTCGCCCTTCCAGCAAACTAATTCCACACGAAAACACTATCATCGGAAATACCGTACTTTACGGAGCGACTGAAGGAAAATTATTCGCTTCCGGTCAGGCTGGTGAACGTTTTGCCGTACGCAACTCTGGCGCGATTACCGTTATTGAGGGCTGCGGATCAAATGCCTGTGAATATATGACTGGTGGCATTGCTGTCATACTCGGTAATGTCGGGCATAATTTTGCCGCTGGAATGACCGGTGGTATGGCGTTTGTCTATGATGAGGATGATCATTTTACCGCCCGTGTTAATGAGGATAATGTAGTTTATCAAAAAATCGCTAGTTCTCATTGGGAAAACGCCCTTAAAGAACTTATAGAGGAACATCTAAAAGAAACCGGTTCGCCAAGAGCTGACAGTATCCTCTCTGGCTGGGAGTGGGAACTACCTAAGTTCTGGCAAATCTGCCCGAAAGAAATGCTTGATAAGTTAGAATTCCCACTGAGTGATGAAATAAAAAAAAGCAAAAAGGCTAAGGGCTGA
- the dapD gene encoding 2,3,4,5-tetrahydropyridine-2,6-dicarboxylate N-succinyltransferase, translating to MTLQNIIEAAWENCAELSVSTKGEVREAVETALRDLDSGKARVAEKIDGKWRVNQWLKKAVLLSFRLNDNSLMESGVLRYFDKVPTKFNSWSEEEFRTAGFRALPGAIVRHSAYIDKDVVLMPSFVNVGAYVGGGTMVDTWSTIGSCAQIGNNCHISGGVGIGGVLEPLQAEPVIIEDNCFIGARSEVAEGVIVEEGSVISMGVYLGASTKIIDRESGEIMYGRVPAYSVVVSGTTAGKTADAPSLYCAVIVKRVDEKTRSKTGINDLLRY from the coding sequence ATGACACTACAGAATATTATTGAAGCGGCGTGGGAAAATTGCGCGGAGTTGAGTGTATCCACGAAAGGAGAGGTTAGAGAAGCTGTTGAGACGGCTTTGAGAGATTTAGATAGTGGGAAGGCGCGGGTAGCTGAGAAGATTGATGGCAAGTGGCGGGTTAATCAATGGCTTAAAAAAGCTGTTCTTTTGTCGTTCCGCTTAAATGATAATTCTCTTATGGAGTCTGGTGTATTACGTTATTTTGATAAAGTTCCAACTAAATTTAATAGCTGGAGTGAGGAAGAGTTTAGAACTGCTGGTTTTCGCGCGCTACCAGGCGCGATTGTCCGCCATTCAGCTTACATAGATAAAGATGTGGTGTTGATGCCAAGCTTCGTAAATGTTGGGGCTTATGTTGGAGGTGGCACAATGGTTGATACTTGGTCAACTATCGGTAGTTGCGCGCAGATAGGTAATAATTGCCACATATCCGGTGGTGTTGGGATTGGTGGTGTATTAGAGCCACTACAGGCGGAACCAGTAATTATTGAGGATAATTGTTTTATCGGCGCGCGCAGTGAGGTTGCCGAAGGGGTTATAGTTGAGGAAGGCTCGGTAATTTCTATGGGAGTGTATCTTGGAGCTTCTACCAAAATTATTGACCGTGAGAGTGGTGAGATTATGTATGGTCGTGTCCCTGCCTATAGTGTGGTGGTTTCTGGTACGACAGCTGGAAAGACAGCGGATGCTCCAAGCCTATATTGCGCTGTTATCGTAAAAAGAGTTGATGAAAAGACCCGCTCAAAAACAGGGATAAACGACCTGCTGCGCTATTAG
- a CDS encoding HNH endonuclease, translating to MKWKDFIHSLIIDYCSDRGSRTFTLQDFQRSKDTEIRNFSERNKHPFDKLRQQLQFLEKEGVLTFVDNRGTYTLRKPSLLEGELFDESAASVYGDEPNKREYVIETFSRNRGWVKEAKERFGTYCLHPDCDNTFNKADGLPYIEVHHIVPLFEGGEDAVWNLAVVCAHHHKMAHFADSMTQRDLRKLFLSVVEKKL from the coding sequence ATGAAATGGAAAGATTTTATACATAGTTTAATAATTGATTATTGTAGTGATAGGGGATCACGAACATTTACTCTTCAAGATTTTCAGAGATCTAAGGATACAGAGATTAGAAATTTTAGTGAGAGAAACAAACACCCATTTGATAAACTACGGCAGCAATTACAATTTTTAGAGAAAGAAGGTGTGTTAACCTTTGTTGATAACAGAGGTACATATACCCTTAGAAAACCATCTTTGCTAGAAGGAGAGTTATTTGATGAGTCGGCTGCCAGTGTATATGGTGATGAACCAAATAAAAGAGAGTATGTAATAGAAACATTCTCTCGTAATAGGGGATGGGTCAAAGAGGCAAAAGAAAGGTTTGGTACATATTGCTTGCATCCAGATTGTGATAATACGTTCAATAAAGCGGATGGATTGCCTTATATTGAAGTTCATCATATTGTCCCGTTATTTGAGGGAGGGGAAGACGCTGTGTGGAATCTTGCGGTTGTTTGCGCTCACCATCATAAAATGGCTCATTTCGCTGATAGTATGACGCAGCGGGACTTAAGAAAGTTGTTCTTGTCTGTAGTAGAAAAAAAATTGTAG
- a CDS encoding folylpolyglutamate synthase/dihydrofolate synthase family protein has product MSDVIEQFLKRLHHPFMVGIDLSLERVMRLLSMLGNPHKSLPPVIHVAGTNGKGSLIAYLHYIFEEAGYRVHRYTSPHLVHFSERIIVQGKEIENDYVEKIFHHMTPALQRQQVTFFEAVTVAAFIAFAEKPADILLLETGLGGRLDATNVVTKPLLTVITPIDVDHTEFLGDTIEQIAAEKAGIIKKKVPCVIGKQGFSQVLEILEKTAGKMEVPLFRLGKEWRVDGERYISEEKNIELTPSLAGEHQYDNAATAAACIELITKIYPDKFSISEANIKSGLTKTIWPARIQRLDSHPYIAMLPNNTQLWLDGGHNYQGGQMLGKWLKEKSEEYDIYLICGMIKGKDSKKFLSMLTPHIKMLCGVTIVNESNTQAGSIIASMASDLGTHSLSCESIEKALLTISGEIIDGGNRKSLVCICGSLYLAGRVLEISG; this is encoded by the coding sequence ATGAGTGATGTGATTGAGCAGTTTTTGAAGCGTTTGCACCATCCATTTATGGTAGGAATAGATTTGTCACTGGAGAGGGTGATGCGTTTGCTTTCCATGCTTGGTAATCCTCACAAGAGTTTGCCGCCGGTAATACATGTGGCGGGAACTAACGGTAAGGGGTCACTTATCGCCTATTTACATTATATTTTTGAGGAAGCTGGGTATCGTGTTCATCGCTACACTTCTCCTCATTTAGTACACTTTAGTGAGAGGATTATCGTTCAGGGTAAAGAAATAGAAAATGACTATGTTGAAAAGATATTTCACCATATGACACCAGCATTGCAGCGTCAACAGGTTACTTTTTTTGAGGCGGTAACAGTTGCCGCTTTTATAGCGTTCGCTGAAAAACCAGCGGATATATTATTACTGGAAACTGGGCTTGGTGGCAGGTTGGACGCTACTAACGTGGTAACAAAACCACTACTTACGGTGATTACCCCGATTGATGTGGATCACACGGAGTTTTTAGGAGACACCATTGAGCAAATAGCGGCTGAAAAAGCGGGAATAATAAAGAAAAAAGTGCCATGTGTAATAGGGAAGCAGGGTTTTTCTCAAGTATTGGAAATATTGGAAAAAACCGCTGGAAAGATGGAAGTTCCCTTATTCAGGCTTGGCAAAGAGTGGAGAGTGGATGGTGAGCGTTATATCTCAGAAGAAAAAAATATTGAGCTTACGCCATCGCTTGCCGGTGAGCATCAATATGACAACGCGGCGACCGCCGCAGCTTGTATTGAGCTAATAACTAAAATATATCCTGATAAATTTTCTATTAGTGAAGCTAATATAAAGAGTGGTCTTACAAAAACTATATGGCCAGCGCGTATTCAGCGGCTTGATAGCCACCCTTATATTGCTATGTTACCAAATAATACTCAGTTGTGGCTGGATGGAGGACATAATTATCAAGGTGGACAGATGCTTGGCAAGTGGTTGAAAGAAAAGAGCGAAGAGTATGATATTTATCTGATATGTGGAATGATAAAAGGTAAAGATAGTAAGAAGTTTCTTTCTATGCTTACGCCACATATTAAAATGCTTTGCGGGGTTACCATAGTTAATGAGAGTAATACACAGGCGGGAAGTATCATAGCGTCTATGGCTAGTGATTTAGGTACTCATTCTTTAAGTTGTGAGAGTATAGAAAAAGCGCTACTTACCATATCTGGTGAGATAATAGATGGTGGTAATAGAAAATCTCTTGTTTGTATATGTGGTTCGCTTTATCTGGCGGGAAGAGTGTTGGAAATTAGTGGCTGA
- the folP gene encoding dihydropteroate synthase produces MTKLVGIINVTPDSFSDGGSSYQAEDAVSNIKKLVADGADIIDIGAESTRPNAIPIPADEEWARLEPVLSLISGVDIKVSVDTYHPQTAKSSLNIGVGWINDVSGLANIEMVDVVKDSDCKLVVMHSLTVPANKNVTMEVDCDPVEVVLRWAERCFSDLEAQGIKKDRIIFDPGIGFGKTAKQSYQIIEGVSNFKELGVPILVGHSRKSFMGVKAVDGDIDDETIKISKFLIENGVDYLRVHNVKRHKEIL; encoded by the coding sequence ATGACTAAACTGGTTGGTATTATAAATGTAACTCCTGATTCTTTTTCTGACGGAGGAAGTAGCTATCAAGCGGAAGACGCGGTGAGTAATATAAAAAAATTAGTCGCTGATGGGGCTGATATTATAGACATAGGAGCGGAATCAACCAGACCTAACGCTATTCCTATACCAGCGGATGAGGAATGGGCAAGGCTTGAGCCTGTTCTTTCATTGATTTCAGGTGTGGATATTAAGGTTAGCGTAGATACTTATCATCCACAAACAGCTAAGAGTTCTTTGAATATAGGGGTAGGGTGGATAAATGATGTATCTGGGCTTGCTAATATTGAGATGGTTGATGTGGTAAAAGATTCTGATTGTAAGCTAGTGGTTATGCACTCTCTTACGGTTCCGGCTAATAAAAATGTTACTATGGAAGTTGATTGTGATCCAGTGGAAGTTGTTTTGCGCTGGGCGGAAAGATGTTTTTCTGATCTTGAGGCGCAGGGTATAAAAAAAGATAGGATTATTTTTGATCCTGGTATTGGATTTGGTAAAACAGCCAAGCAGTCATATCAGATAATTGAGGGGGTTAGCAACTTCAAGGAACTTGGTGTTCCTATATTAGTTGGGCATTCGCGTAAATCTTTTATGGGTGTGAAAGCGGTAGATGGTGACATTGATGATGAGACTATAAAAATATCAAAATTTTTGATAGAAAACGGGGTGGATTATCTTCGGGTGCATAATGTGAAGCGACATAAGGAAATTTTATGA
- the folK gene encoding 2-amino-4-hydroxy-6-hydroxymethyldihydropteridine diphosphokinase has translation MKKQKIILGLGSNIGDRMENLRSAISKLTNYLLVESISSIFESVALLPEGAVEDWNKPFYNMVLVVTSDMSPDEIISITKAIEEEMGRVKLGHWSPRNIDIDILLFDELVIKQDDLRIPHKEMLKRDFVLLPMVEVAGDFKYPQEGKYKGMAIADIVKEKGFKLGDTIAKIGKLHD, from the coding sequence ATGAAAAAACAAAAAATAATATTAGGGTTGGGTAGCAATATTGGAGATAGGATGGAAAACTTACGTTCTGCTATAAGTAAGTTAACTAACTATTTGTTAGTAGAGAGTATTTCCTCAATCTTTGAATCTGTGGCATTACTGCCGGAAGGAGCGGTTGAGGATTGGAATAAGCCGTTTTACAACATGGTATTGGTGGTTACTAGTGACATGTCACCTGACGAAATTATATCTATAACTAAGGCTATTGAGGAGGAAATGGGTAGGGTGAAGCTTGGTCATTGGAGTCCGCGTAATATTGACATAGATATTTTGCTATTTGATGAGCTGGTTATAAAGCAAGATGATTTGCGAATTCCGCATAAAGAGATGCTGAAAAGGGATTTTGTTTTACTGCCGATGGTAGAAGTAGCTGGTGATTTTAAGTATCCACAAGAAGGGAAGTATAAAGGTATGGCTATTGCTGATATTGTAAAAGAAAAGGGATTTAAGCTTGGTGATACAATAGCTAAAATTGGTAAGTTACATGACTAA
- a CDS encoding aminotransferase class IV, giving the protein MDYLIFNDKLIKEDKACISPQDRGFRYGDGIFDTIIIKNSKLYQWEWHLARIEKGLNAVKINYNTCNLQSLSKKLLKKNNIKNGLLRIQITRGIGGRGYMPQQGINPTVIIETMEKPQLKEKYASLWLSSYKKISTDMLPVQYKLCQGLNSTLARIEAIENECFDALLLNNKNEICETSSANIFWLKDNILHTPSLSCGMLEGSIRATLIKLYKNEEGKVKEVAATINELKSADAVFITNVAWKILPIIQIQPIELKWQYQNVIKLIEPINNLLEIDIEKT; this is encoded by the coding sequence ATGGATTATCTGATATTCAACGACAAACTGATTAAAGAAGATAAAGCTTGCATATCACCGCAGGATCGTGGTTTTCGCTATGGTGATGGAATATTTGACACTATAATAATAAAAAATAGCAAGCTATATCAGTGGGAGTGGCATCTCGCTAGAATAGAAAAAGGACTCAATGCTGTAAAAATAAATTACAATACTTGTAACCTACAGTCACTATCTAAAAAATTACTAAAAAAAAATAACATAAAAAACGGATTACTGCGTATCCAAATAACCAGAGGAATTGGCGGACGTGGCTATATGCCACAACAAGGAATTAATCCAACGGTTATTATAGAAACTATGGAAAAACCGCAACTTAAGGAAAAATACGCAAGCCTATGGCTCAGCTCTTATAAGAAAATATCTACCGATATGCTACCAGTACAATATAAGCTATGTCAGGGATTAAACTCCACACTGGCACGGATTGAGGCAATAGAAAATGAATGCTTTGACGCTCTTTTGCTCAATAATAAAAATGAGATATGTGAGACCAGTTCCGCTAATATATTTTGGCTAAAAGATAATATATTACATACCCCCTCACTCTCTTGCGGAATGTTAGAAGGAAGTATAAGAGCAACATTAATAAAGCTATACAAAAATGAAGAAGGAAAAGTAAAGGAAGTCGCGGCTACTATAAATGAGCTAAAGTCAGCGGACGCTGTATTCATAACTAATGTGGCTTGGAAGATATTACCAATTATCCAAATACAACCGATAGAACTGAAATGGCAGTATCAAAATGTAATAAAACTTATTGAACCAATAAATAATTTATTGGAAATTGATATAGAAAAAACTTGA
- a CDS encoding anthranilate synthase component I family protein, with amino-acid sequence MPKTQYTPTKLKWQHPLDIASHINEKKWVLLYSGVNTGYSGRHSLLAHGLNEEIISDNFTEFAKKLSSDKEKFVNAWFGYLGYGLKNSLEELENDETGWLNSPNLYMMKFNNIYIFDHEEQTITMYSNSKNLPDMLSNPKKTTSPIPQVKNISSNMTNNEYLRNVEYIIDKINNGDLYQANLTRKFYGESEKTPDYLRIFRELCEVSPACYSAFIRLDDTYTLSSSPESFLNINSEGKITSRPIKGTAPRNLKNSEIDEWLRNDLENSAKDKAENLMIVDLTRNDLSKCCKTGSVKTESLFDITSHATIHHMSSTISGEKGEDYSTIDAVKSVFPPGSMTGTPKIAAMNLCSELEKEERGIYSGTIGWFGGDGSCDLSVVIRTLIMKGKKFEFQVGGAIIADSIPEKELEETINKARGVMLTLSIDENIMKNL; translated from the coding sequence ATGCCTAAGACACAATATACACCAACAAAACTTAAATGGCAGCATCCTTTAGACATAGCGTCACACATTAATGAGAAAAAGTGGGTATTACTGTATTCAGGAGTAAATACAGGATATTCCGGTCGTCATAGCCTGCTTGCTCACGGACTTAATGAAGAAATAATCAGTGATAATTTCACTGAGTTTGCCAAAAAATTATCATCTGACAAAGAAAAATTCGTTAACGCTTGGTTTGGCTATTTAGGATACGGATTAAAAAACAGCCTAGAAGAATTAGAAAATGATGAGACAGGTTGGCTGAATTCTCCTAACCTATACATGATGAAATTTAATAATATATATATATTTGATCATGAAGAGCAAACGATTACCATGTATAGCAACAGTAAAAACTTACCAGATATGCTATCAAATCCTAAAAAGACCACCTCACCTATCCCACAAGTAAAAAACATATCATCAAATATGACTAATAATGAATATCTGCGGAACGTGGAATATATAATTGATAAAATAAATAATGGTGATTTATATCAGGCTAATCTGACCAGAAAATTTTATGGGGAATCTGAAAAGACACCTGACTACTTGCGGATATTTAGAGAATTATGTGAAGTAAGCCCCGCCTGCTATAGCGCTTTTATAAGGTTGGATGATACGTATACTCTCTCATCAAGCCCCGAATCATTCTTAAATATTAATTCAGAAGGCAAAATAACCAGCCGCCCGATAAAAGGAACCGCCCCACGTAACCTAAAAAATAGCGAAATAGACGAATGGCTTAGAAATGATTTAGAGAATAGCGCAAAAGACAAAGCTGAAAATCTGATGATAGTTGATCTCACCCGTAACGATTTAAGCAAATGCTGTAAAACCGGTAGCGTAAAAACCGAATCTCTATTTGATATTACCAGCCACGCCACAATCCACCATATGTCAAGCACCATAAGTGGAGAAAAAGGGGAGGATTACAGTACTATTGATGCCGTAAAATCAGTATTTCCTCCTGGATCTATGACCGGCACCCCAAAAATAGCGGCGATGAATTTATGTAGCGAATTAGAAAAAGAAGAAAGAGGAATATATAGCGGCACAATCGGCTGGTTTGGTGGCGATGGCAGTTGTGACCTGTCCGTGGTAATACGTACTCTGATTATGAAAGGAAAAAAATTTGAGTTTCAAGTGGGAGGAGCGATCATCGCCGACTCAATTCCCGAGAAAGAACTGGAAGAAACCATAAATAAGGCAAGAGGAGTAATGCTTACTCTTAGTATAGACGAAAATATTATGAAAAACTTGTAA